A genomic region of Pseudomonas migulae contains the following coding sequences:
- a CDS encoding amidohydrolase family protein, with translation MPLNRLSLAWLLALYSAYADAREYSYSDAHLHYVDFFQESAGMPKLLKAMTDNHIDHVMISGIPVAKKWHEDEPKRPRYYAGDDADAYWYSATDTIVAAAVNKLTPEQRQHFHPFLSGFNPNDKNSAAHIQRMLDLNPGLWQGIGEVFTRHDDLTALTSGDTPRANNEAMTRIYHLAAENDLPVMLHSNITSKREKNPLFLSEIEEPLRNHPHTRFIWAHAGSSAEIHRHQTQLDFLLPTLTRMLEAYPNLFIDLSWSMLTPYLLDEQGKPRQEWLKLVERFPERFMIGSDVVGRFNKLGKEIRSFDPFLDALPEDVARKVARDNFLSILPKPL, from the coding sequence GTGCCTCTGAACCGCTTGAGCCTCGCCTGGTTGCTGGCGCTGTACAGCGCTTACGCCGATGCTCGCGAATATTCCTACAGCGATGCGCACCTGCATTACGTGGATTTCTTCCAGGAAAGTGCGGGCATGCCGAAACTGCTTAAGGCCATGACCGATAATCACATCGACCATGTGATGATTTCCGGCATACCGGTAGCCAAGAAATGGCACGAAGACGAACCCAAGCGCCCGCGCTATTACGCAGGTGATGACGCCGATGCCTATTGGTACAGCGCGACAGACACCATTGTCGCTGCGGCGGTAAACAAACTGACACCCGAACAGCGTCAGCACTTTCATCCGTTTCTGTCAGGTTTCAACCCCAACGACAAAAACTCCGCCGCTCACATCCAGCGGATGCTCGACCTCAATCCGGGCCTTTGGCAGGGCATCGGCGAGGTCTTCACCCGCCATGACGATCTGACTGCGCTGACCTCCGGTGATACACCGCGGGCCAACAACGAAGCGATGACGCGGATCTATCACCTCGCCGCCGAAAACGACCTACCGGTGATGCTGCATTCGAATATCACTTCCAAGCGTGAGAAAAATCCGCTGTTTCTGTCGGAAATCGAAGAGCCGCTACGCAATCACCCGCATACACGCTTCATCTGGGCGCATGCCGGCAGCAGTGCGGAGATTCATCGGCACCAGACCCAGCTTGATTTTCTGTTGCCGACCCTCACGCGAATGTTGGAGGCTTATCCCAATCTGTTCATCGACTTGTCCTGGAGCATGCTCACGCCCTATCTACTGGATGAGCAGGGCAAGCCTCGCCAGGAGTGGTTGAAACTGGTGGAGCGCTTCCCGGAGCGCTTCATGATCGGCTCGGACGTGGTAGGGCGGTTCAACAAGCTTGGTAAGGAGATTCGCAGCTTCGATCCGTTTCTCGATGCGTTGCCGGAAGACGTTGCCAGAAAAGTCGCAAGGGATAACTTCCTTTCAATCCTGCCGAAACCCCTATAG
- a CDS encoding DUF3108 domain-containing protein, whose amino-acid sequence MRRALLFACALLALPFAQATELQPFSASYTADWKQLPMSGTAERSLTKEANGVWKLSFKASMMIASLTEESTLTLDKDTLLPQSYHFERGGLGKAKKADLDFDWTAKKVTGTDRGDAVNIPLNRGMVDKSTYQLALQHDVAAGKKSMSYQVVDDGEVDTYDFRVLGSEKVDTKAGQIDAIKVERVRDPTQSKRITVLWFAKDWDYLLVRLQQVETDGKEYNIMLLDGKVNGKAVKGS is encoded by the coding sequence ATGCGTCGCGCCCTGCTCTTCGCTTGCGCTCTGCTTGCCCTGCCTTTCGCGCAGGCAACAGAACTTCAACCCTTCTCCGCCAGCTACACCGCCGACTGGAAGCAACTTCCAATGAGCGGCACTGCCGAGCGCAGCCTGACCAAGGAAGCCAACGGTGTCTGGAAGCTCAGCTTCAAGGCTTCGATGATGATCGCCAGCCTGACCGAAGAAAGCACTCTGACCCTGGACAAGGACACCCTGCTGCCACAGTCCTACCACTTTGAACGCGGCGGCCTGGGCAAAGCGAAAAAGGCTGACCTGGATTTCGACTGGACCGCCAAAAAGGTCACCGGCACCGATCGCGGCGACGCCGTCAACATTCCGCTCAACCGCGGCATGGTCGACAAATCCACCTATCAGCTGGCCCTGCAACACGACGTGGCCGCCGGCAAGAAAAGCATGAGCTATCAGGTCGTCGATGATGGCGAAGTCGATACCTATGACTTCCGCGTGCTGGGTTCGGAAAAAGTCGACACCAAGGCTGGCCAGATCGACGCGATCAAGGTCGAGCGCGTGCGTGACCCGACACAAAGCAAGCGCATCACCGTGCTGTGGTTCGCCAAGGACTGGGATTACCTGCTGGTCCGCCTGCAACAGGTCGAAACCGACGGCAAGGAGTACAACATCATGCTCCTGGACGGCAAGGTCAACGGTAAGGCTGTCAAAGGCAGCTGA
- the purN gene encoding phosphoribosylglycinamide formyltransferase, with protein sequence MSVTCDVVVLLSGTGSNLQALIDSTRTGDSPVRIAAVISNRADAYGLQRARDAGMDTRSLDHKAFEGREAFDAALIELIDAFNPKLVVLAGFMRILSADFVRHYAGRLLNIHPSLLPKYKGLHTHQRALEAGDTEHGCSVHFVTEELDGGPLVVQAVIPVELHDSPQSLAQRVHTQEHLIYPMAVRWFAEGRLSLGQQGALLDGKLLAASGHLIRT encoded by the coding sequence ATGTCCGTCACCTGTGATGTGGTGGTGCTGTTGTCCGGCACCGGCAGTAACTTGCAGGCCTTGATCGACAGCACGCGGACCGGCGACAGCCCGGTCCGCATCGCCGCGGTGATTTCCAACCGCGCCGACGCCTACGGCCTGCAACGCGCCAGGGATGCGGGTATGGACACCCGCTCCCTGGATCACAAGGCGTTCGAAGGCCGCGAAGCCTTCGATGCCGCGCTGATCGAACTGATCGACGCCTTCAACCCCAAACTCGTGGTCCTGGCCGGTTTCATGCGCATCCTCAGCGCTGACTTCGTGCGCCACTACGCGGGCCGCCTGCTTAACATCCATCCCTCGCTGCTACCCAAATACAAAGGGTTACACACTCATCAGCGCGCGCTGGAGGCCGGCGACACTGAACACGGCTGTTCCGTGCACTTTGTCACCGAGGAACTCGATGGCGGACCACTGGTCGTACAGGCAGTAATACCGGTAGAGTTGCACGATTCGCCGCAGAGTCTGGCGCAGCGAGTTCACACCCAGGAACACCTGATCTACCCGATGGCCGTACGCTGGTTTGCCGAAGGCCGTTTATCACTTGGTCAACAAGGTGCTTTACTGGATGGCAAGTTACTCGCGGCCAGCGGCCACTTGATTCGAACCTAG
- the purM gene encoding phosphoribosylformylglycinamidine cyclo-ligase encodes MSKQPSLSYKDAGVDIDAGEALVERIKSVAKRTARPEVMGGLGGFGALCEIPAGYKQPVLVSGTDGVGTKLRLALNLNKHDSIGIDLVAMCVNDLVVCGAEPLFFLDYYATGKLNVETATQVVTGIGAGCELSGCSLVGGETAEMPGMYEGEDYDLAGFCVGVVEKSEIIDGSKVAAGDALLALPSSGPHSNGYSLIRKIIEVSGADIENIELDGKPLTDLLMAPTRIYVKPLLKLIKETGAVKAMAHITGGGLLDNIPRVLPKGAQAVVDVASWTRPAVFDWLQEKGNVDENEMHRVLNCGVGMVICVAQEHVETALNVLREAGEQPWVIGQIATAAEGAAQVELKNLKAH; translated from the coding sequence ATGAGCAAGCAACCCTCCCTGAGCTACAAGGACGCCGGTGTAGACATCGACGCCGGTGAAGCATTGGTCGAACGCATCAAGAGCGTCGCCAAGCGCACTGCGCGCCCGGAAGTCATGGGCGGCCTGGGCGGTTTTGGCGCCCTCTGCGAAATCCCGGCCGGCTACAAGCAGCCTGTGCTGGTTTCCGGTACTGACGGCGTCGGCACCAAGCTGCGCCTGGCCTTGAACCTGAACAAGCACGACAGCATCGGCATCGACCTGGTGGCCATGTGCGTGAACGACCTGGTGGTCTGCGGCGCCGAGCCGCTGTTCTTCCTCGACTACTACGCCACCGGCAAACTGAACGTCGAAACCGCGACCCAGGTCGTGACCGGCATCGGCGCAGGCTGCGAACTGTCCGGCTGCTCCCTGGTCGGCGGCGAAACCGCTGAAATGCCGGGCATGTACGAAGGCGAAGACTACGACCTGGCCGGCTTCTGCGTCGGCGTCGTGGAAAAGTCCGAAATCATCGACGGTTCGAAAGTCGCTGCCGGCGATGCCCTGCTGGCCCTGCCGTCCTCCGGCCCGCACTCCAACGGCTACTCGCTGATCCGCAAGATCATCGAAGTGTCCGGTGCCGACATCGAGAACATCGAGCTCGACGGCAAACCGCTGACCGACCTGCTGATGGCCCCGACCCGTATCTACGTGAAGCCGCTGTTGAAGCTGATCAAGGAAACCGGCGCAGTCAAGGCGATGGCCCACATCACCGGTGGCGGCCTGCTGGACAACATCCCGCGCGTGCTGCCAAAAGGCGCTCAAGCGGTGGTTGACGTTGCAAGCTGGACTCGCCCTGCCGTGTTCGACTGGCTGCAAGAGAAAGGCAACGTTGACGAAAACGAAATGCACCGCGTGCTGAACTGCGGCGTTGGCATGGTCATCTGCGTCGCTCAAGAGCACGTTGAAACCGCGCTGAACGTGCTGCGTGAAGCCGGCGAGCAGCCTTGGGTCATCGGTCAGATCGCCACCGCTGCCGAAGGCGCGGCTCAGGTCGAACTGAAGAACCTCAAGGCTCATTAA
- a CDS encoding DUF2066 domain-containing protein — MRFFKSLFVGCLSLVSLASHAETVKSLYLVREPVTSQAPEERDQATQRALDTLVLRLTGDPKAVQSPGLAAVRKDPQQIISQYGFEAGPPEVLKVDFDPASTEQALRRAGLSLWGANRPSILTWWLNDSTEGSSLVGDGQASAAPLRRAAQHRGLPLRLPLADLSEQLVATAPNLEGTDAAPLRGASDRYNADALLAVHAREESGQWQAKWHLWLGDQKEAGSVQGADQAAVADAVMLAVSQRLAPRFVVKPGMSGEQLLEVQGMNLERYATLGRLLEPFGARLQSVDADRVLYRVNGSAEQLRSQLSLAKLQEVPAGEAPAPTAPVQPVAEGSAPAVAPPPAPVPQLRFRW; from the coding sequence ATGCGTTTTTTCAAATCATTGTTTGTGGGTTGTTTGTCTCTGGTCAGCCTGGCGAGTCATGCCGAAACCGTCAAAAGCCTTTATCTGGTGCGCGAGCCTGTCACCAGTCAGGCACCGGAAGAGCGTGATCAAGCCACTCAGCGTGCGCTCGACACGCTGGTGTTGCGCCTGACCGGCGATCCCAAGGCCGTGCAAAGTCCGGGGTTGGCGGCCGTTCGCAAGGACCCGCAGCAGATCATCAGCCAATACGGTTTCGAGGCCGGCCCGCCGGAAGTGCTGAAGGTGGATTTCGATCCGGCCAGCACCGAGCAGGCGTTGCGCCGCGCCGGGCTGTCCTTGTGGGGTGCGAACCGGCCATCGATTCTGACGTGGTGGCTGAACGACTCAACGGAAGGTTCGAGTCTGGTCGGTGATGGTCAGGCCAGTGCTGCACCGTTACGTCGCGCGGCACAACACCGTGGCCTGCCGCTGCGTCTGCCACTGGCGGACTTGAGCGAGCAACTGGTCGCCACGGCGCCGAATCTTGAAGGCACGGATGCGGCGCCGTTGCGCGGCGCATCGGATCGCTACAACGCTGACGCCTTGCTGGCCGTGCATGCCCGGGAAGAGAGTGGCCAATGGCAGGCCAAATGGCATCTGTGGCTGGGCGATCAGAAGGAAGCGGGCAGCGTGCAGGGCGCGGATCAGGCTGCCGTGGCCGACGCGGTGATGCTGGCGGTCAGTCAGCGCCTGGCGCCACGCTTTGTGGTCAAGCCCGGGATGTCGGGCGAGCAGTTGCTGGAAGTACAGGGCATGAATCTGGAGCGTTATGCGACGCTTGGGCGTTTGCTCGAGCCGTTTGGCGCGCGCCTGCAGAGTGTTGACGCTGACCGGGTTCTCTACCGGGTCAACGGCAGCGCCGAACAGTTGCGGTCACAGTTGTCGCTGGCGAAGTTGCAAGAGGTTCCGGCGGGTGAGGCCCCGGCACCGACAGCACCTGTTCAGCCGGTGGCCGAAGGATCGGCGCCCGCTGTCGCGCCACCGCCTGCGCCGGTGCCGCAACTGCGTTTCCGTTGGTAA